The genomic interval aggtccagtgtacacatctagctcatgtgcattttgaataacctagtacatctttcaagacaagtttaaatttaaatttacttttatttcttttaatcgTTTCAGTTCAAATTCTGTCCAGGAAGGTTTGATGAGTTACACAGAATTCGTCTGGTTCTTGTTATCTGAAGAAGATAAAAAGACACCAATGAGGTATATTTTGTATGtcctttttattgtaattgatGGTCTCACAATCGCAAATGACCCCAATCTTGTCAATTCTATGTATGGTGTCACATAAGGGTAAAGTTTAAACACCCTGCTGTTAATTGACTGTATATATGATTGTATGTGGCCAAGTTGTAGTGCAGAGGTGCTGCATGATTGTATGTGGCCAAGTTGTAGTGCAGAGGTGCTGCATGATTGTATGTGGCCATGTTGTAGTGCAGAGGTGCTGCATGATTGTATGTGGCCAAGTTGTAGTGCAGAGGTGCTGCATGATTGTATGTGGCCATGTTGTAGTGCAGAGGTGCTGCATGATTGTATGTGGCCAAGTTGTAGTGCAGAGGTGCTGCATGATTGTATGTGGCCATGTTGTAGTGCAGAGGTGCTGCATGATTGTACAGTAGTGGCATGGTAGCTTTACTTGCCTCACCATCCCAAGcacttgaaataaaataatgggTTGTTATATCATTTCTTGGCAGCATTGAATACTGGTTCCGTTGCATGGATCTTGATGGCGATGGATATTTATCAATGTACGAGTTACAGTATTTTTATGAAGAGCAACTTGCCAAAATGGAAGGACTCGGAATTGAAACTCTTCCTTTTGAGGATTGCTTATGCCAAGTAAGTTAGAAGAGAGCTGTTCAATCCCAATTGGATTCAAGATGGAGTattacaaaaagtgtgatgtgtccaaatatggtagtggtatgcccaattATAGTAGTggtatgtccaaatatggtagtgatatgccatcatcatgtccatatatggccacatcacatttttgttgttacataaagtttgatagtgtagacagatctatAGAACAGTTGTGTCATAAAACAGTACAACCTTACTAATGCCTTAGTATTCATTGAATACTACTCCCCATTCAACCCATAAccattcattttttaataatgcTCTGGCGTTAatctgataataatattattttcttgcAGATGTTAGATCTTGTAAAGCCTCTAGAGGGCGACAGAATAAGTCTACGTGATCTGAAAGCTTGTAAATTAGcttatatattctttgatacaTTCTTCAATCTGGAGAAGTATCTAGACCATGAACAACGAGATCCTTTTGCAAACATCAGggtaacaacattttttatttcattttgcaCACAAAAAATCagcaatttttctttttctatgacaaaaaaaaaagggagacactgtatatatagtataattaatttattttatctacAAACTACTTGTGTTATtacaaaaactttttaaatgaCAGAATGAAGAGACAGATTTAGCTGAGCCATCAGATTGGGAAAAGTATGCTGCAGAGGAATATGAATTGTTGGTAGCTGAGGAGGCAGGCCAAGAGCAGTCTGCTTTAGATGCTACTGATGTGTAAGTCAACCAACatattcaacattttacctacatatacaatatataggcctataaaattaTTGTAGAAGTAGATATATATATCAATCATGGAAAGAATTCTGCCCTTcatgatatactgtattaaaattccAAATACAGAAGAATAAAGACACAGTTAATTTAAGCTAGAActttttttgacatattttatttttatcttgtatttttaatctgttataatactgcacgtttttaaattgttgcaatattgttgttttaatctaccaagcaaagtgaatttccatttttatggacaaataaaatttcttgaatcttgaatcttgaatcttataCAGGATAAAATATATCAGGTATAGATGTAGCTCCTGTGTTACATTATGGTCCTGTTTTGAGAAATCCCTCTATCTTTACAACTACactagtctaggttctagactgTAATTAGTAAAAAGATGAATATGTTGCCAattatggcgtttcatacgtataataatTGAGCTCACTtaagacaaaaatcaaaataactaCAGGTCTTTGTGAGATAGGTATCTCACTCATAGACTAtcacaccactgttggtttgtgtaactTGAGACAAGTCTAGTACAActacacatacagtatacatttatgaattatttttatatgctATTTTGTTCAAATTCAATAGAGAATACCAAGACGATTTTGAGcttgatgatgaggatgatgaggCTATCATGTCAATTGATGAAGCAATGAAGAAATTAGCAGCCTCTGAGCCCCCAGAAAGCAGAACATGGAACCACAATAACAACACTACAATCAGTTGATGACTAATTAGGTGTTACTCTGAGAAACAAAATCAAGGCTTTTGTTGGGAAATCAGAACTATTGTGAGATGTAGTTCCATTGATGTGAGGAGAGTTGACAAGTGTTTGCACTTGAGGTCCATACCTACATCATATGCAAGACTCTTACACGCTCAGCCATCAAATAAATTGTGAAAATCCTGTTGAGTATCTTTGTGtaaatgataaagaataaataaaattgaaacacTTTATCTAAAATTTAGGGTGAAAATTAGAAAGAAGAAAGCTGGCAAAGTCACAATCATGGAGATTTAGCTCGGAAAGACTCACATTCCTCATATCATTtgttgtaaagctctgtcaacactatatatatgacaaaaaaatgtgatgttcccaaatatggacatgatgtcatatcactaccatatttgggtatatcactaccatatttgggtacaatcacactttttttatcaaactagtttgattgtgtagacagagctttatatttggTTTGATGCATTCCTGCTGCTGATGATGAATGGTTATACATCATATGAATGGTTATACATCATATGAATGGTTATACATCATATGAATGGTTATACATCATATGAATGGTTATACATCATATCTTTTTATCATGGTTATGTCAATGTAATGTTTCCTAAAACAGAACACAATGtatcttataataataatattgatcaaATAATctcattttaacaatttatgattagttttttgtaatataaatttcATTAGATACAGGTTTAATCTTTGATTTGtaaactttgtttttatttgttagtTTGGTCCACAACAAGTTGTCTTGAATGAGAGTTTGTCTGTAAGATTGTAACAGGATaacatttattgtatttatatagttGCATTTACTGAAGTAAATAGTTGCAGTTagttttactgcagtaatcagTTGCATGCCTGACATGGACCactttcattatttgttttttattatttttcaattttgtttatataaaatgaaatatacattatttataattacttaattaatattattcgTTAATTGTAAATGAGAATTTATTccaataaatagaaataattccAAAATGCCTTTGACTAAACTACTTTTTAATACAtcttgtcttttttttattccaaAAATTGCCTTCaagaaattatttgtttttgaaaaattcGCAAGTCTGTCGAAAACTCGGATCGGCCCCTTTTATCGGTTGATAAgaacatcatttaaaaaattgcaatgATTGCAGTTTCTGTACAAACATTTCGCGATAAGCTGACAGTAAACATTCAACAAGATAATGTTCCTTTATATCTAGCTGCCTTGATTTCTATTTTTTGcaaataaagcgtggttcccactagcgacgcaacgcaaggacgtaacgcaacgcaagtgaattaaccaatcacaagcgatggcttattcgcttgtgattgctaactgcctataacttcgcttgtcattggttaacacgcttgcgttgcgtttacgtccttgcgttacgttctagtgggagcCAAGCTTTAGACTACCACGATGCCGATGTCGGACAAATCATGTTTCGACGTTCAGGAGCATGTTTTTGCAAGAAACTTCCTCCAAATTCTCTGTAACTTTGAGCAATGCGTTGTGCCATCAGTTAAAGTCAACCACTCAGATCATGCATGCTTGTTGGTTTATCTATACTGCTGTACTTACGACttcattgttgtttttgtagGCCTCGATTTTGTTAAAGAAATATGAACTTAAACACGTTCTAATAAACGGATCAGACTTAAATCTATAAACGTGTTTGGTTCTTTTTCATCAGCTAATAGTTGCATCACTAATCTCAGGTGTAATttctataaacaaattaataattatcaacaGAATGTTGATCTGAATTAGTAAACCTTCAAATGGTTATTAGCTATAGCCTAGACATAGCCAATTACACACAAATGGATTCTAATTGAAATCAAATCAATTAAGTTGGTTTGcaattaaagaaattaaagaaattgCTCGTTGATGACAATTGGACTAAAGCTTGTCAGTTCTTAaacgtaacgcaatgacgtaggtGGACCCcattaatttgaccaatcacaattcgCAATGCTAACCCGTTCGCTTTTATGTGATCGGTCGATGTTGCGCGTACGCCATTATTGCGTTGCGTCTAACAAGTGAGAAAACAAAGCTTAAAAATTCTCAAGATGATTAACGGAACTGACTGGATCTTTTGCCAACTTCCAGTAGTGTTCGCTTTGTCGCATTTTATAATCTCAATTTTAGTTTTACTTGCGAATGGCATGACGGTTGCTGCAGTTGTATCAGTAAAAGATCTTCAAAAACCGAATTTTATCATTTTGACTAGCGTTGCGATCGTTGATTTTTCCACGGCTTGCTGGATGCTAACAGGACTTGGTAAATGGACTCAAACTGGACAGTTCTACTACACTGAAGATTACATAGGAAGCCTAGCATTCAACGTCACAACGTTTCACATTTTATTCTCTTACATCCATCACATATATTTGGTATCTGAGAGATATTTAGCGATTTTCTACCCTTACTTCTACGTGGCAAAGATAGACAACAAATCGGTTACAATAGCATTGGTTATCTCCTGGGCTGTGTGGATTGCACTTGCAGTATCCGTAACTCTAGAATATTCCATTGATGAATTCTTCCcgattattttgatatttttaggATTGACTTGTCTTCCTATGTATGGTTCCCATACTCGAATATACCTCGAAGCTGGAAAGGTGTTCCGTGAAATTACGTCAATGAGTATCAGTAACAATCCAGCTGGCAACCATCACCAAAGACAGACAAgaacacaaaacttcaaagcgACCAGAACTACCGCCATAATTCTCGGAGCTTTTAGTATTTCAATGATACCGTATTTTCTTCAAATAGTCTATGAGTTAATTACTGGTAAAATAGCCGAAAGGGTTTGCAATATTGGCTTCTATCTTTCATCTTCGTTTGTGTATTTGAATTGTGTCATGAATCCGATCATTTACTATGTAACAAACACAAAATTCcgtaattttaacaaaaaaataatgtgtaaatAAACCTAAATAACTAACTATGATGTTTCATCCTTTTCACGTCTGAGTCAATTGGTGTTATTCTGAGTCAATTGGTGTTATTCTGAGTCAATTTGTGTTATTCTGAGTCAATTGGTGTTATTCTGAGTCAATTGGTGTTATTCTGAGTCAACTGGTGTTATTCTGAGTCAATTGGTGTTATTCTGAGTCAATTGGTGTTATTCTGAGTCAATTGGTGTTATTCTGAGTCAATTGGTGTTATTCTGAGTCAATTGGTGTTATTCTCTGAAGCACaacacaaaaatggaggaggGGGGAAGTGAcacaattataggcctacatgacaTATGGGAGGCCTAGGTTGCGTAGTCGCTAGTAGTGGGAACCACGATTTAACcatattattaatgatttatattgattgatattgattgataacCATCTGATTATCATTAAGATTGAAACTAGATAGAACATCTGcattgttaaaaaaattggtTCTAGACGaagtttttaaactaaaatagcTAGTTGACATATTTTGTTGAATAATTTAATCTGTCGTGTACtaattgaaaatgtttttattaaatccaaattgattattttttacaaGCAAGGTGATATATCATTAATCCTTCAGTAATTGCAGTTCTCGACGACGCACATGATGACTTAAgacttcatttttaaaatgatttcattcGATTTGCGATTAGATTAGTTAAAGGTCATAAAGAAATACGATTGCTTTTATGTTAAGATAATCAAGTACTTACTTACTTAGACTTAGTTCCTCCTGTTCTCTAAAGAACATTGGGCAGCAACATCTGATCTCCATTTCACTCGGTTTAGCGCTTGTGTCTTGGCATCCATCCTTCCAGTTGAGGACCATTTTCTCGCCACTGTTCTATTTCAAGTACAATTTCTGTAAATTAAGTATTTAGACCTTTTACCATGTTAAAAAGTCTTATTAATTGTGTCAACTTATTTGTAAGAAGTGAAAAAAAAGAGTGGAAATGATAAAGGTTCCCACGAAAGATAAACAAAAAGTTAATCAAGTTCTTTGGGCGTTAATTGACAATATCAATGTTTATCCAAGTTATTACTATTGTTAAATCCAAATTAGAGATTATAGAAAATGCATTATTTCATCAGTTTGTGGATTGCggtattatcaattaattaatgccTATTGCTGGTTAGGATTTTATacgcaacacaatgacgtacggtagcaagcgaattgaccaataaTAAGATAGTTCCAATAAtccgtcgcttgtgattggccaaaaTAATCACTTGCGTTTTTGACTAATCATGGACAAATGAGCAGTCGATCCATCGCGTCATCATTGGTAAAGTGTTTAAAGCTATGTacgtctacgctatcaaactttatgaaaaaaatgtgatgtgcccatatggacacgattatgtcatatcactaccatatttggacatatcacattcttgtttttgtcaaatcagcagtttgatagtgtagacaaatctttatactgtaggcctatttatgccTATATGACGATTTTAATTACAAGTTATGAAAAGGATAGGAGGATCGAATGTGAAGATTACATTCGGCCCAATGCCTAAACCATTGCGACACAGTCACCATGTGTTTTCGAcagtatactacagtattattacgTATCATAAACTCGTACAATCAAATAACACAAGATGCTTAATAGGTTATTTGTacacatttaatttttacagtACCATCATTAAGCGTGGtccccactagcgacgcaacacaaggacgtaacgcaacgcaagtgaattgaccaatcacaagcgatggcttattcgcttgtgattggtaactgtctataacttcgcttgtcagtggttaaaacgcttgcgttgcgtttacgtccttgcgttacgttctagtgggaaccaagctttacatcGCTAAACATAGTAAACACTAAACACAACAGTCATTCCATAaacatcaattaattgtattatagTGTGTGATTTGGATACATAAGATTATGttagacttaagctctgtctacactatcaaacttttttgacaaaaaaaagtttgatgtgcccaaatttggtagtgatatgacatcaccatgtccgtatatgggcacataaagtttgatagtgtagacaaggctttacagTCATCTAAATATGAGGATGagatatatttcattttaacattttcattaGAAATATAATCTTAAAACTAAATAGACACGAATACAAAACgtatacaaattaaatcaataacATCATAGCCGCACTTATCGACCGATAACAACTTATTACCAGAAAAAGAGaactttattttcaacaaatggataatataaaaatacatcatTTACACACTATTCTAACCATTATATAATTCATGACATTCTTCTGTCTATTGCCACTTTTATTAATTGAAACCGATTGAAAACTATTGTGAATTGCTACGGCTCCGACTACTACAAGTTTGCCCGCTTGCACTTGAGTCACCGATTTCACTACTGCCTTTCGAGCTGTCGTCTTTGGATTTACTTATGTTTAATGGGTTGCTACAGCCTCTACACTTGCAGTCTTCACATCCTGCCTCTGCCATAAAACACGGACATCGCCGTCCCTGGCAAGTACTTGACGTCCCCCCTCCCGGTGACCAGGTTCCACAACGGCAACCCTGATGAATAACCAATTTTCTTCCTTCTCTCAATAGTTTAGCCCGTCGACCAGATATGATTAATTTCTTCTGCAGGTTCCTATTCGTTTTGGCGTAATTAATGGCAGCTGATCGCATTGTTTTGTTATCCGTTATGGCCGATTCACTTTTCGTTCTGTATCCTCGAAAGTTTCTGAGTCTCCTTCCACGACCACGTTCTTTCTTGTTCATGAATTTGAGCGACCCTGCAGGAGCCGAGTGtcgtttatatttatttttacgaaatgataaaccgttttgtttgttgttatctGATGATGGAAGTTGAGTTTTTTCAACGTCTTCACTACTGCACATATCATCTGACGTTGGCAATTGGTTCCCTGGTGTTGTGACGTCTTCTTGTGTCTTTGGCGAAGTGCCACAATCATTCAAAACTGCTGAAGAACTCTGTTCTGTTTGTTGATTTGTTGTATTCGCAGCCTCTGAGTTTAATTTCACCTTTTTCTTTCGTCCTCTTTTCTTTGGAGTTAAAGTTGAAACACAATTTGATTTTGAGGATTGTAATAGAGCGATTATATCGAAATAAGACGCATTGCCAGTGTCCTCTGATCCATTGACATTGATGGCCATTCCCTCGTACAAGAGCGCAAGGACGTTACTGGTTCCTCCGTTTGTGCCAACAAGATTTCTAGAGATGGGTGTGTCGGCAATATATTCGCACATCTTTTTATAGCATAAGAGAAGAATTCGTAGCTGTTTCTTTTCAACAAATTGTGAGTAATCTGTACACCATCCACAGGCTGGTCGAAGTCTCTTTTTGCCTCCAATGCAACCTTGACATACATGATGTTGACATGTTGGATTCGAAGGTCCCATTGGTCCATTCAGTAGTTTTGTACAAACACAACACGACAAAGACTGACGTAAATACGGAAGCAAACGATACAGGTCGCCACCAGAATTTTCATTATTCAAGTCCGCATTTAAAATATAGCGACATGTTGTGATGTACAGACTTGTAGCGTCCATGACAATAACTGTTATTAAGTAGTTGAAGTCATAAAACTATATAAATTGCGTTAATTTGACATTTTCCACTGCTTTCTGTGTCGTGTACGTCTTCGTAACTAACCGGAAGTTGGACTAATTTTTTTTACTGACTAGCGCCCTCTCTTACGAAAAGTTTACGTTGACATCATACTAGTCTTTAACAGAGtcgtaaattgtattttaacaatGGTTTATAATGCTTTTAGTAATATCTGACCAACTGAACATTACTCAACTTAACTAATTGGTTAAAATCAATTAATCTTATTGTATTGTGACATTTTCATTTAAGCTTTATTAAGTACCCCGAGTTCTAATTTAATTTGACGGCTGGACACAATTTCAAGATGGCTTCCATCATGTGGAGAGTTTCTCGGAGAGCTCTTAcccaaacaaatttattaaataaaaatttcaataatttgtCGGCACGATCATGTAGTCATCAGCTTTTGCAAGATGTAAAATC from Antedon mediterranea chromosome 5, ecAntMedi1.1, whole genome shotgun sequence carries:
- the LOC140048784 gene encoding uncharacterized protein, translating into MDATSLYITTCRYILNADLNNENSGGDLYRLLPYLRQSLSCCVCTKLLNGPMGPSNPTCQHHVCQGCIGGKKRLRPACGWCTDYSQFVEKKQLRILLLCYKKMCEYIADTPISRNLVGTNGGTSNVLALLYEGMAINVNGSEDTGNASYFDIIALLQSSKSNCVSTLTPKKRGRKKKVKLNSEAANTTNQQTEQSSSAVLNDCGTSPKTQEDVTTPGNQLPTSDDMCSSEDVEKTQLPSSDNNKQNGLSFRKNKYKRHSAPAGSLKFMNKKERGRGRRLRNFRGYRTKSESAITDNKTMRSAAINYAKTNRNLQKKLIISGRRAKLLREGRKLVIHQGCRCGTWSPGGGTSSTCQGRRCPCFMAEAGCEDCKCRGCSNPLNISKSKDDSSKGSSEIGDSSASGQTCSSRSRSNSQ
- the LOC140048973 gene encoding adrenocorticotropic hormone receptor-like; translation: MINGTDWIFCQLPVVFALSHFIISILVLLANGMTVAAVVSVKDLQKPNFIILTSVAIVDFSTACWMLTGLGKWTQTGQFYYTEDYIGSLAFNVTTFHILFSYIHHIYLVSERYLAIFYPYFYVAKIDNKSVTIALVISWAVWIALAVSVTLEYSIDEFFPIILIFLGLTCLPMYGSHTRIYLEAGKVFREITSMSISNNPAGNHHQRQTRTQNFKATRTTAIILGAFSISMIPYFLQIVYELITGKIAERVCNIGFYLSSSFVYLNCVMNPIIYYVTNTKFRNFNKKIMCK